Proteins encoded together in one Falco peregrinus isolate bFalPer1 chromosome 2, bFalPer1.pri, whole genome shotgun sequence window:
- the RGS9 gene encoding regulator of G-protein signaling 9 isoform X2, producing MTVARLDQGQRHRPRMAFLKKIEALMMEMQNPDTGIKMQTQRVMITSIPHAVAGNDILQWILQRLQITQEEALHLGDLFVKYGYIYPLQEPKNLTLKTDGSLYRFQTPYFWPVQSWPADDTDYAIYLAKKNIKRKGILEEYEKEHYNMLNQKINYKWDFVIMQAKEQYKAGKERKKADRYALDCQERAYWLVNRTPPGMLDVLEYGLDRVTDPNENKKKTMDVYRREIMYYQQAIMKSRVKSSVSLQGLVKYSEQFLSNDPILSGCLPSNPWVTDDTEFWDLNSKLVEVPTRMRVERWAFNFNELIRDPKGRQNFQVFLKKEFSGENLSFWEACEDLKYGDQSKVKEKAEEIYKLFLAPGARRWINIDGTTMGITVKGLKHPHRYVLDAAQTHIYMLMKKDSYGRYLKSPVYKEMLAKAVVPQETVKKSSPFPFRRRHLRSSPSPIILRQREEEAKAKEAAATVDITQVMSKLDRRSQLKEPPK from the exons ATGACCGTCGCACGGCTCGACCAGGGGCAGCGCCACCGGCCGCGGATGGCCTTCCTGAAAAAG ATCGAAGCACTTATGATGGAGATGCAAAATCCAGACACAGGCATCAAGATGCAGACACAAAGGGTGATGATCACGAGCATCCCACATGCTGTGGCAG GTAATGATATATTGCAGTGGATTCTCCAACGCTTGCAGATCACTCAGGAAG AGGCACTGCACCTGGGGGACCTGTTTGTCAAATATGGATACATCTACCCTCTTCAGGAGCCAAAGAATCTCACCCTTAAGACAGATGGCAGCCTGTACAGGTTTCAA acCCCCTATTTCTGGCCTGTGCAGAGCTGGCCTGCTGATGACACAGACTATG CAATTTACTTAGCAAAGAAGAACATTAAGAGGAAAGGGATTTTAGAAGAATATGAAAAG gaACATTACAACATGCTCAATCAAAAAATAAACTACAAGTGGGATTTTGTTATTATGCAGGCCAAGGAGCAGTATAA ggcagggaaggagcggAAGAAGGCGGACAGGTATGCCCTGGACTGCCAGGAGAGAGCCTACTGGCTTGTGAACCGAACTCCT CCCGGCATGCTAGATGTCCTAGAGTATGGATTAGACCGCGTAACGGATCCCAATGAAAATAAG aaaaaaactatGGACGTTTATAGAAGAGAG ATCATGTACTATCAGCAGGCCATCATGAAGTCCAGAGTGAAATCTTCTGTCTCTCTCCAAGG GCTTGTGAAGTACTCTGAGCAGTTTCTCTCCAATGATCCTATCCTGTCTGGATGTCTCCCCAGCAACCCCTGGGTAACAGATGACACTGAGTTCTGGGATCTCAACTCAAAACT AGTGGAAGTCCCCACCAGAATGCGTGTGGAGCGATGGGCCTTCAATTTCAATGAGCTGATACGAGACCCGAAAGGTCGGCAGAACTTCCAGGTGTTCCTGAAGAAGGAGTTCAGCG GAGAGAATCTGAGTTTCTGGGAAGCCTGTGAGGATCTCAAGTATGGAGACCAATCCAAGgtcaaagaaaaagcagaagagatttaCAA GCTCTTCCTGGCTCCGGGAGCAAGGCGCTGGATTAACATTGATGGCACAACAATGGGCATCACTGTCAAAGGCCTCAAGCACCCTCATCGTTATGTTTTAGATGCTGCTCAGACCCACATTTACATGCTGATGAAAAAG GACTCCTATGGCCGCTATTTAAAGTCTCCAGTATACAAGGAAATGCTGGCCAAGGCTGTTGTGCCACAAGAGACTGTcaaaaaaag ctcccctTTCCCGTTCAGACGCCGTCACCTGcgctccagccccagccccatcaTCCTGAGGCAGCGGGAGGAAGAGGCCAAAGCCAAAGAAGCCGCCGCGACTGTGGACATCACGCAGGTCATGAGCAAGCTGGACCGCAGGAGCCAGCTCAAGGAACCTCCCAAATAG
- the RGS9 gene encoding regulator of G-protein signaling 9 isoform X1 yields the protein MTVARLDQGQRHRPRMAFLKKIEALMMEMQNPDTGIKMQTQRVMITSIPHAVAGNDILQWILQRLQITQEEALHLGDLFVKYGYIYPLQEPKNLTLKTDGSLYRFQTPYFWPVQSWPADDTDYAIYLAKKNIKRKGILEEYEKEHYNMLNQKINYKWDFVIMQAKEQYKAGKERKKADRYALDCQERAYWLVNRTPPGMLDVLEYGLDRVTDPNENKKKTMDVYRREIMYYQQAIMKSRVKSSVSLQGLVKYSEQFLSNDPILSGCLPSNPWVTDDTEFWDLNSKLVEVPTRMRVERWAFNFNELIRDPKGRQNFQVFLKKEFSGENLSFWEACEDLKYGDQSKVKEKAEEIYKLFLAPGARRWINIDGTTMGITVKGLKHPHRYVLDAAQTHIYMLMKKDSYGRYLKSPVYKEMLAKAVVPQETVKKSSPFPFRRRHLRSSPSPIILRQREEEAKAKEAAATVDITQPSHHTSRAPRPAVYAGTNTPPSLPAASPGPPAQPHRAACPRPASEAPGGAQQQPEGAGPGPFPSAGGRSPHGRPVLRPVPEEGLPGLARVRRALAQVPGRAPREGAAAGRAGAAAPAGRRSGEQACAQEFCFGIWGLNSGKLKARLHAACSLSPSAHQKVLYA from the exons ATGACCGTCGCACGGCTCGACCAGGGGCAGCGCCACCGGCCGCGGATGGCCTTCCTGAAAAAG ATCGAAGCACTTATGATGGAGATGCAAAATCCAGACACAGGCATCAAGATGCAGACACAAAGGGTGATGATCACGAGCATCCCACATGCTGTGGCAG GTAATGATATATTGCAGTGGATTCTCCAACGCTTGCAGATCACTCAGGAAG AGGCACTGCACCTGGGGGACCTGTTTGTCAAATATGGATACATCTACCCTCTTCAGGAGCCAAAGAATCTCACCCTTAAGACAGATGGCAGCCTGTACAGGTTTCAA acCCCCTATTTCTGGCCTGTGCAGAGCTGGCCTGCTGATGACACAGACTATG CAATTTACTTAGCAAAGAAGAACATTAAGAGGAAAGGGATTTTAGAAGAATATGAAAAG gaACATTACAACATGCTCAATCAAAAAATAAACTACAAGTGGGATTTTGTTATTATGCAGGCCAAGGAGCAGTATAA ggcagggaaggagcggAAGAAGGCGGACAGGTATGCCCTGGACTGCCAGGAGAGAGCCTACTGGCTTGTGAACCGAACTCCT CCCGGCATGCTAGATGTCCTAGAGTATGGATTAGACCGCGTAACGGATCCCAATGAAAATAAG aaaaaaactatGGACGTTTATAGAAGAGAG ATCATGTACTATCAGCAGGCCATCATGAAGTCCAGAGTGAAATCTTCTGTCTCTCTCCAAGG GCTTGTGAAGTACTCTGAGCAGTTTCTCTCCAATGATCCTATCCTGTCTGGATGTCTCCCCAGCAACCCCTGGGTAACAGATGACACTGAGTTCTGGGATCTCAACTCAAAACT AGTGGAAGTCCCCACCAGAATGCGTGTGGAGCGATGGGCCTTCAATTTCAATGAGCTGATACGAGACCCGAAAGGTCGGCAGAACTTCCAGGTGTTCCTGAAGAAGGAGTTCAGCG GAGAGAATCTGAGTTTCTGGGAAGCCTGTGAGGATCTCAAGTATGGAGACCAATCCAAGgtcaaagaaaaagcagaagagatttaCAA GCTCTTCCTGGCTCCGGGAGCAAGGCGCTGGATTAACATTGATGGCACAACAATGGGCATCACTGTCAAAGGCCTCAAGCACCCTCATCGTTATGTTTTAGATGCTGCTCAGACCCACATTTACATGCTGATGAAAAAG GACTCCTATGGCCGCTATTTAAAGTCTCCAGTATACAAGGAAATGCTGGCCAAGGCTGTTGTGCCACAAGAGACTGTcaaaaaaag ctcccctTTCCCGTTCAGACGCCGTCACCTGcgctccagccccagccccatcaTCCTGAGGCAGCGGGAGGAAGAGGCCAAAGCCAAAGAAGCCGCCGCGACTGTGGACATCACGCAG CCATCCCACCACACCTCCCGGGCCCCCCGCCCGGCTGTCTACGCTGGCACCAACACCCCGCCAtcgctgcctgctgcctcccccggccccccggcccagccccacCGCGCCGCCTGCCCCAGGCCCGCCAGCGAGGCCCCAGGCGGCGCCCAGCAGCAGCCCGAGggggccggccccggccccttcccctccGCTGGTGGCAGGTCCCCGCACGGCCGCCCTGTCCTTCGGCCGGTTCCTGAGGAGGGGCTGCCGGGCCTCGCCCGTGTTCGCCGCGCTCTCGCCCAGGTGCCCGGCCGTGCCCCACGGGAAGGTGCAGCCGCTGGGCGAGCGGGAGCGGCGGCTCCGGCCGGACGCCGCAGCGGTGAGCAG GCTTGTGCCCAGGAGTTTTGCTTTGGGATCTGGGGTTTGAACAGTGGAAAACTCAAAGCCAGACTCCATGCTGCGTGTTCGCTGTCTCCGAGCGCACATCAAAAAGTGCTGTATGCGTGA
- the RGS9 gene encoding regulator of G-protein signaling 9 isoform X3, with protein MERFTKKTMDVYRREIMYYQQAIMKSRVKSSVSLQGLVKYSEQFLSNDPILSGCLPSNPWVTDDTEFWDLNSKLVEVPTRMRVERWAFNFNELIRDPKGRQNFQVFLKKEFSGENLSFWEACEDLKYGDQSKVKEKAEEIYKLFLAPGARRWINIDGTTMGITVKGLKHPHRYVLDAAQTHIYMLMKKDSYGRYLKSPVYKEMLAKAVVPQETVKKSSPFPFRRRHLRSSPSPIILRQREEEAKAKEAAATVDITQPSHHTSRAPRPAVYAGTNTPPSLPAASPGPPAQPHRAACPRPASEAPGGAQQQPEGAGPGPFPSAGGRSPHGRPVLRPVPEEGLPGLARVRRALAQVPGRAPREGAAAGRAGAAAPAGRRSGEQACAQEFCFGIWGLNSGKLKARLHAACSLSPSAHQKVLYA; from the exons ATGGAACGATTTACG aaaaaaactatGGACGTTTATAGAAGAGAG ATCATGTACTATCAGCAGGCCATCATGAAGTCCAGAGTGAAATCTTCTGTCTCTCTCCAAGG GCTTGTGAAGTACTCTGAGCAGTTTCTCTCCAATGATCCTATCCTGTCTGGATGTCTCCCCAGCAACCCCTGGGTAACAGATGACACTGAGTTCTGGGATCTCAACTCAAAACT AGTGGAAGTCCCCACCAGAATGCGTGTGGAGCGATGGGCCTTCAATTTCAATGAGCTGATACGAGACCCGAAAGGTCGGCAGAACTTCCAGGTGTTCCTGAAGAAGGAGTTCAGCG GAGAGAATCTGAGTTTCTGGGAAGCCTGTGAGGATCTCAAGTATGGAGACCAATCCAAGgtcaaagaaaaagcagaagagatttaCAA GCTCTTCCTGGCTCCGGGAGCAAGGCGCTGGATTAACATTGATGGCACAACAATGGGCATCACTGTCAAAGGCCTCAAGCACCCTCATCGTTATGTTTTAGATGCTGCTCAGACCCACATTTACATGCTGATGAAAAAG GACTCCTATGGCCGCTATTTAAAGTCTCCAGTATACAAGGAAATGCTGGCCAAGGCTGTTGTGCCACAAGAGACTGTcaaaaaaag ctcccctTTCCCGTTCAGACGCCGTCACCTGcgctccagccccagccccatcaTCCTGAGGCAGCGGGAGGAAGAGGCCAAAGCCAAAGAAGCCGCCGCGACTGTGGACATCACGCAG CCATCCCACCACACCTCCCGGGCCCCCCGCCCGGCTGTCTACGCTGGCACCAACACCCCGCCAtcgctgcctgctgcctcccccggccccccggcccagccccacCGCGCCGCCTGCCCCAGGCCCGCCAGCGAGGCCCCAGGCGGCGCCCAGCAGCAGCCCGAGggggccggccccggccccttcccctccGCTGGTGGCAGGTCCCCGCACGGCCGCCCTGTCCTTCGGCCGGTTCCTGAGGAGGGGCTGCCGGGCCTCGCCCGTGTTCGCCGCGCTCTCGCCCAGGTGCCCGGCCGTGCCCCACGGGAAGGTGCAGCCGCTGGGCGAGCGGGAGCGGCGGCTCCGGCCGGACGCCGCAGCGGTGAGCAG GCTTGTGCCCAGGAGTTTTGCTTTGGGATCTGGGGTTTGAACAGTGGAAAACTCAAAGCCAGACTCCATGCTGCGTGTTCGCTGTCTCCGAGCGCACATCAAAAAGTGCTGTATGCGTGA